One Rosa chinensis cultivar Old Blush chromosome 3, RchiOBHm-V2, whole genome shotgun sequence DNA window includes the following coding sequences:
- the LOC121052394 gene encoding uncharacterized protein LOC121052394 — protein MSEFRRLPPVSPTDWYSDDRPPASDSDRLIGAAIMASLLIGILAIWLAYDYKLDRAFSPELPCFQIHSASVSGLSATELITWWNITLLTTNPNRNMGVDYRYILPSIYYGDRKDYFNSPGWFKNNQIVATKKLSRSFFLDKGGNQTSLVNFNLVAVLSEDVDYELAEQISEELALRGSVKLGLYIRLEFGYRTEENYLHFRGPMQCSFFCNQVEFVFAPTNNGTGIFTGHSRECTLA, from the coding sequence ATGTCAGAGTTTCGTCGTCTTCCTCCTGTCTCCCCCACCGACTGGTACTCAGACGACCGTCCTCCGGCAAGCGACTCAGACCGCTTGATTGGCGCTGCGATCATGGCGAGCTTGCTCATCGGGATCCTCGCCATCTGGTTGGCGTACGACTACAAGTTGGATCGCGCCTTCAGTCCTGAATTACCCTGTTTCCAGATTCATTCGGCTTCGGTGTCTGGACTGAGCGCCACCGAGTTAATTACCTGGTGGAACATCACCCTCCTCACCACAAACCCTAACCGCAACATGGGCGTCGACTATCGCTACATACTCCCCTCCATCTATTATGGAGACCGGAAGGATTATTTCAACAGCCCAGGCTGGTTTAAGAACAATCAGATTGTGGCAACCAAAAAGTTGTCTCGCTCATTCTTCTTGGACAAGGGAGGGAACCAAACCTCCCTTGTCAATTTCAATCTAGTCGCAGTATTGAGTGAGGACGTCGACTATGAGTTGGCTGAGCAAATCTCAGAGGAGCTGGCTCTTCGTGGCTCAGTCAAACTTGGGCTCTATATCCGGCTTGAGTTTGGTTATAGAACTGAGGAGAATTATTTGCACTTCAGGGGGCCCATGCAATGTAGCTTCTTCTGTAATCAGGTCGAATTCGTGTTTGCCCCGACTAACAATGGCACTGGGATTTTCACAGGTCACTCAAGGGAATGCACACTTGCTTAG